A single Anopheles funestus chromosome 2RL, idAnoFuneDA-416_04, whole genome shotgun sequence DNA region contains:
- the LOC125765887 gene encoding probable basic-leucine zipper transcription factor D — MGPVDKPSTTGRRRTTTPLAQCTSVGVTMCLLLLTASVVQTGPVIRSRRMIREIYVENSAASPTALENASSEVPSSSSNNATASDMCLYDGSYIERSAIACEKKHGCRAIQKTGECCPDYQCECQRDGKTYANGEKVFDPNTPCRACYCQGGEITCSEVSCYKRNDCDPKYIPGRCCPEYDNCPPLENFKITESSTNTKDAVNTERNDEETNEVKGNYAAEAEELAGLQKQQTTATMTLQPAVTPSMPNDNPLGIKIKEITKAEEIRLTDNRPSAEEQQQQQQQQQQQQQQLLASRETTVQPSSTQSEELVNLEHLDVNVPDDDGENGTKIVRHTDGDGMRSDIDEEREDASASEESLKTVSAENRVESSEASTVGTVSSTLSESDEWMDVKEFADASTWSPSSFAISTTTQAPLLAPSTSGPSTRDEEVVSEGNMKPSKQDNALPAVVQIGDKLVIVDHNQPKPITVIQVEEVEGLQRGEDDSVYDQEMYTERNLPAPVESSRESSKKLKLHHSVDLEQETLSTQADSSAAYETVYHSGSTEQGGGVSEEIFETQLYTEGPEDAAASVERNDTLQGEPLSVSKEEFLHMGDSQEPAKLQQEEEHTTAGIAVVGSSTSYSSTEEGSTTMSDLQVSLSSEASGDEMIYDTHFYTEGPSTSSEEHGPTLGTGSEETSTAGNTYIPRHSVPVADELAPQHETYIEDNEHELIHPGFPPIPEDFSVPQLDQPAMEMEMEPHSASPKDVPAKQEKILSEVLDLKRNMTSTTSAPASSLESSTVNVVASNQEESSNSPAWLKEDPQPQLRSPGEPLLIPEWERTNGTSNSNSSSSEEELEQEASGAGSAPSDFQVLKMGSEEYVDAGEGSGSVLPTPTTTSAKTSIAENRSEEEDEEGKAKEPISGELELGSAANSLLDIDSPVSTNVTDDQSDSVKHNPKNDVESLKYDDDENHATAEEAIPKKVQQLEPSEREVTGGVQAPTLTNV, encoded by the exons ATGGGACCGGTAGATAAACCGAGCACCACCGGCCGCCGACGTACCACGACGCCGCTAGCACAATGTACATCGGTCGGCGTAACGATGTGTCTATTGCTTCTCACAGCGTCCGTCGTACAGACAG gaCCTGTGATACGATCGCGTCGCATGATTCGAGAGATTTACGTAGAAAACTCAGCAGCGTCCCCAACGGCACTGGAAAACGCTTCCTCGGAAGTTcctagcagcagtagcaacaaCG caacagcaagtgACATGTGCCTATACGATGGTTCCTACATTGAGCGATCGGCGATAGCATGTGAGAAGAAGCACGGTTGTCGTGCGATTCAGAAGACCGGTGAATGCTGTCCAGATTATCAGTGTG AGTGTCAACGAGATGGCAAAACGTATGCAAATGGTGAGAAAGTCTTCGACCCGAATACCCCATGTCGTGCCTGTTATTGCCAGG GCGGCGAAATTACCTGCAGTGAAGTGAGCTGCTACAAACGCAACGACTGTGACCCGAAGTACATTCCTGGCCGGTGCTGCCCAGAGTACGATAACTGTCCCCCGTTAG AAAACTTCAAAATAACTGAGTCCAGTACGAATACAAAGGATGCAGTTAACACCGAGCGGAACGACGAAGAAACGAACGAGGTGAAGGGAAACTATGCAGCCGAGGCGGAAGAACTAGCAGGACTTCAAAAGCAACAGACAACGGCAACTATGACACTTCAACCTGCGGTTACACCATCGATGCCTAACGATAACCCGCTCGGTATCAAGATCAAAGAAATCACTAAAGCGGAAGAGATTCGTCTGACCGACAATCGTCCCAGCGCAgaagaacagcagcagcagcagcagcaacaacaacaacagcaacagcaattgTTAGCTAGTCGTGAAACAACCGTCCAACCATCTTCAACACAAAGTGAGGAGCTTGTGAATCTCGAACACCTAGACGTCAATGTAccggatgatgatggcgaaAATGGGACAAAAATTGTACGTCACACTGACGGTGATGGAATGCGTTCGGATATAGATGAAGAAAGGGAGGATGCGAGTGCAAGTGAAGAATCGCTGAAAACTGTATCGGCGGAAAATCGAGTAGAATCAAGCGAAGCTTCAACCGTTGGTACGGTGTCATCGACCTTATCCGAGTCAGACGAATGGATGGATGTGAAGGAATTTGCCGACGCGTCTACCTGGTCTCCAAGCTCGTTTGCTATTAGCACTACAACTCAAGCACCTTTGCTCGCACCCTCAACCAGTGGGCCCTCCACACGTGACGAAGAAGTCGTGTCCGAAGGCAACATGAAGCCATCGAAGCAGGATAACGCTCTGCCAGCAGTGGTGCAGATTGGCGATAAGCTCGTGATTGTGGATCACAACCAGCCGAAACCTATCACCGTGATACAGGTAGAGGAGGTAGAAGGTTTACAGCGTGGTGAAGACGATAGCGTATACGACCAGGAGATGTACACAGAGCGCAATCTTCCCGCACCAGTGGAGAGTAGTCGAGAGTCATCGAAGAAACTAAAGCTGCACCATTCGGTCGATTTGGAACAGGAAACTTTATCAACACAAGCAGATTCTAGTGCGGCCTACGAAACGGTGTACCATTCTGGATCCACGGAACAGGGTGGTGGCGTGTCGGAGGAGATTTTTGAGACGCAACTGTACACTGAAGGACCAGAGGATGCTGCAGCCTCAGTGGAGCGAAACGATACACTACAGGGAGAACCGTTGTCGGTGAGTAAGGAAGAGTTTCTGCACATGGGAGATTCCCAGGAACCAGCAAAACTTCAGCAGGAAGAAGAACACACAACTGCAGGTATTGCTGTGGTTGGATCCAGTACGTCGTACAGCAGCACCGAGGAAGGGAGTACAACAATGTCGGATCTCCAGGTTTCTCTAAGCTCCGAAGCGTCGGGCGATGAGATGATCTACGATACACATTTTTACACCGAAGGACCAAGCACATCATCCGAGGAGCATGGACCAACGCTGGGAACCGGTTCGGAAGAAACGTCAACTGCTGGTAACACTTATATTCCACGTCATTCTGTACCCGTGGCGGATGAGCTGGCTCCTCAGCACGAAACCTACATTGAAGATAACGAGCATGAACTTATCCACCCAGGATTTCCGCCCATTCCAGAGGATTTCAGCGTGCCGCAACTTGATCAGCCGgccatggaaatggaaatggaaccaCATTCCGCATCTCCTAAAGACGTGCCAgcgaaacaggaaaaaattcTGTCTGAAGTGCTAGACTTGAAGCGCAATATGACATCCACAACTTCAGCTCCAGCGAGCAGTTTGGAGTCTTCCACTGTGAACGTCGTAGCATCAAATCAGGAGGAATCGTCAAACTCTCCCGCTTGGTTAAAGGAAGATCCTCAACCTCAATTGAGATCACCTGGCGAACCACTTCTAATTCCCGAGTGGGAACGTACGAATGGAACGAGCAACAGTAACAGTAGCTCTTCGGAGGAAGAACTAGAACAGGAAGCCAGTGGAGCCGGTAGTGCACccagtgatttccaagtgctTAAGATGGGGTCGGAAGAGTATGTAGACGCTGGTGAGGGTAGTGGGTCCGTACTCCCCACACCTACCACCACATCGGCCAAGACATCAATCGCCGAAAATCGTTcggaagaagaagatgaagaaggtAAAGCGAAGGAACCAATATCTGGTGAATTGGAGTTAGGTTCTGCTGCAAATTCTTTACTGGATATCGACTCTCCAGTGTCGACAAACGTGACCGACGACCAATCGGACAGTGTCAAGCATAATCCAAAGAATGATGTGGAGAGTTTGAAGTACGATGACGACGAAAACCATGCCACTGCAGAAGAAGCTATACCGAAGAAGGTACAACAGCTGGAACCCAGCGAACGAGAAGTGACTGGTGGTGTACAGGCGCCCACGTTGACTAACGTCTGA
- the LOC125762900 gene encoding uncharacterized protein LOC125762900 — translation MKVAICLFAVIALALAAPQRDGGALTDEAIRQAQSQQLIPQDAQIQGVQQGIQVAALESIPGTQRVDLFQLLGDQVPREVITNLQSQVDQVGQV, via the coding sequence ATGAAGGTTGCTATCTGCCTGTTCGCTGTCATTGCCCTCGCCCTGGCCGCTCCCCAGCGCGACGGTGGTGCCCTCACCGATGAAGCTATCCGGCAGGCACAGTCCCAACAGCTGATCCCGCAGGACGCACAGATCCAGGGTGTCCAGCAGGGTATTCAGGTGGCCGCACTCGAATCCATCCCCGGAACCCAGCGTGTCGATCTGTTCCAGCTGCTTGGAGATCAGGTTCCGCGTGAGGTCATCACCAACCTGCAGTCGCAGGTCGATCAGGTTGGCCAGGTCTAG